The following are encoded in a window of Panicum virgatum strain AP13 chromosome 5N, P.virgatum_v5, whole genome shotgun sequence genomic DNA:
- the LOC120672100 gene encoding dof zinc finger protein 3-like codes for MVRCAADMEAGHQAAEGGALAVVPAAGGRGGGAGGGREPAGLPCPRCESVDTKFCYYNNYNLSQPRHFCRACRRYWTRGGALRNIPVGGGTRKATPAATRRKRPASTPPAPAPPAAAAAGVAVPPLTVSGPHGALLRQYGLPFPAPATASPMAAVDPDRRLLDLGGSFSSLIAAASGPDVVGGHFSAGFLVGGLPPALVHPPGGGAAAGTLPPPPPQPQPQPVSQALAVPEGLFWSMGWPDLSI; via the coding sequence ATGGTTCGCTGCGCTGCTGACATGGAGGCCGGTCATcaggcggcggagggaggcgcGCTGGCGGtcgtgccggcggccggcgggaggggtggcggcgcgggaggagggagggagccggCGGGCCTGCCGTGCCCGCGCTGCGAGTCCGTCGACACCAAGTTCTGCTACTACAACAACTACAACCTCTCGCAGCCGCGCCACTTCTGCCGGGCCTGCCGCCGCTACTGGACGCGCGGGGGCGCGCTCCGCAACAtccccgtcggcggcggcacgcgcaaGGCCACCCCGGCGGCGACCCGCCGCAAGCGCCCCGCCAgcacgccgcccgcgcccgcgcccccggcggcagcggcggcgggtgtGGCGGTGCCGCCGCTCACGGTGTCGGGGCCCCACGGCGCGTTGCTGCGGCAGTACGGCCTGCCGTTCcccgcgccggccacggcgTCGCCGATGGCCGCCGTGGACCCCGACCGCCGGCTGCTCGACCTCGGCGGCAGCTTCAGCTCGCTGATCGCGGCTGCGTCCGGGCCAGACGTCGTCGGCGGCCACTTCTCCGCCGGGTTCCTGGTGGGCGGCCTCCCGCCGGCCCTCGTTCACCCGCCTGGTGGTGGTGCCGCTGCTGGTACtcttccaccaccgccgccgcagccgcagccgcagccggtgTCCCAGGCGCTGGCGGTGCCCGAGGGCCTCTTCTGGAGCATGGGGTGGCCGGACCTGTCCATCTAG